A DNA window from Lutra lutra chromosome 8, mLutLut1.2, whole genome shotgun sequence contains the following coding sequences:
- the GPR19 gene encoding probable G-protein coupled receptor 19, protein MVFAPRMENSKPPLVIPTLLVPLQNHSCTEVASSLPRRDLTEFHEARGWTSNRTDLEPGLKPGEVATASIFFGALWLFSVFGNSLVCLVIHRSRRTQSTTNYFVVSMACADLLVSMASTPFVLLQFATGRWTLGSVMCKVVRYFQYLTPGVQIYVLLSICIDRFYTIVYPLSFKVSREKAKKMIVASWVFDAAFVTPVFFFFGSNWDNHCNYFFPSSWEGTAYSVIHFLVSFVIPSVLIILFYQKVVKYIWRIGTDGRTVRRTMNIVPRTKVKTIKMFLILNLLFLLSWLPFHVAQLWHPHERDLKKSSLVFTAITWISFSSSASKPTLYSIYNANFRRGMKETFCMSSMKCYRSNAYTITTSSRMAKKNYVGISEIPPTAKTITKDSIYDSFDREAKEKKLAWPINSNPPNTFV, encoded by the coding sequence ATGGTTTTTGCTCCCAGAATGGAGAACAGCAAGCCACCCTTGGTTATTCCCACACTGCTGGTGCCCCTGCAAAACCACAGCTGCACAGAGGTCGCCTCCTCCCTGCCACGCCGTGACCTGACGGAATTCCATGAGGCGCGTGGCTGGACGAGCAACAGAACAGACTTGGAGCCAGGGCTGAAACCTGGCGAGGTGGCCACGGCCAGCATTTTCTTTGGGGCCCTGTGGTTGTTTTCTGTCTTCGGCAATTCCCTGGTTTGTCTGGTCATCCACCGGAGCAGGAGGACTCAGTCCACCACCAACTACTTTGTGGTCTCCATGGCATGCGCGGACCTCCTCGTCAGCATGGCCAGCACGCCATTTGTCTTGCTGCAGTTTGCCACCGGCAGGTGGACGCTTGGCAGCGTCATGTGCAAGGTTGTGCGGTATTTCCAGTACCTCACCCCAGGCGTCCAGATCTAtgttctcctctccatctgcatAGACCGGTTCTACACCATTGTCTACCCCCTGAGCTTCAAGGTGTCCAGAGAGAAGGCCAAGAAAATGATCGTGGCCTCGTGGGTCTTCGATGCTGCCTTTGTGACCCCcgtgttctttttctttggctcGAACTGGGACAATCACTGCAactatttcttcccttcctcctgggaAGGAACTGCCTATAGCGTCATCCATTTCTTGGTGAGCTTTGTGATCCCGTCTGTCCTCATCATCTTGTTTTACCAGAAGGTTGTGAAGTACATTTGGAGAATAGGCACTGATGGCCGAACAGTGAGGAGGACCATGAACATTGTCCCGAGGACCAAAGTGAAAACGATCAAGATgttcctcattttaaatctgttgTTTTTGCTCTCCTGGCTGCCTTTCCATGTGGCTCAGCTGTGGCACCCCCACGAACGAGACTTGAAGAAAAGTTCCCTTGTTTTCACAGCTATCACGTGGATATCCTTTAGTTCTTCAGCCTCTAAACCTACGCTGTATTCCATCTATAATGCCAACTTTAGGAGAGGAATGAAAGAGACATTTTGCATGTCCTCGATGAAATGTTACCGAAGCAATGCCTATACTATCACAACCAGTTCAAGGATGGCCAAAAAAAACTACGTTGGCATTTCAGAAATTCCTCCCACGGCCAAAACTATAACCAAAGACTCGATATAtgattcatttgacagagaagcCAAGGAAAAAAAGCTCGCTTGGCCCATTAATTCAAATCCGCCAAATACTTTTGTGTAA